A window from Drosophila kikkawai strain 14028-0561.14 chromosome 2L, DkikHiC1v2, whole genome shotgun sequence encodes these proteins:
- the LOC108075909 gene encoding uncharacterized protein produces MLPSLDTLMRCSKRVLQSPLEAAVASQMRNGHSKAAAGGIYGPFTPDNDLSCSGRGDCVNNTCVCDIRYAGNECDIFNLPYYAGISTVFYVVALVSVIQLLICIVAEYQRLKQPSILRACRITTQKLLYFMVFVAASLRGAYFTTPLDLQPQWAVTLMSAYYPLLMTCASLIVCMWAEIFHLRDIRWEKSQFLSKSFLGFVAFNFFLYSLFGIEVFNSLINAERRDYAHIFNGCYAVLLLIVVVFFLIYGVEVFFKLRGGFVYDQTGKILGPSEAIVNASQLHQSRFGLLSQAVMLIVIVGFLTSETLGDFWKAKVPVNSRNWHDIIFRIAEIGVALWFPCCLWNSMAPEQLWILNPRKLLSRQIDPSIPTLNADTNKLSPEEGQSFLNKKDCWICYDTDKPEPLIQPCRCTGDVSSVHHECLKRWLVESCSNSEAQLSCKVCGHPYEIEKSKKLEWDKGFTIQHWSKTVILITLMCVTGATAWVVIQMYVDPLVRVMTVGIAVLIGYVCVKCLGENTVVAYQRAKVSSINIVTSSEMEKLHTICEEVSSASTSTAAAARTGAQAS; encoded by the exons ATGCTACCCAGCCTGGATACCTTAATGCGTTGCTCGAAGCGAGTTCTGCAATCGCCGCTGGAGGCGGCAGTGGCCAGCCAGATGCGGAATGGTCACAGCAAGGCGGCCGCCGGGGGCATCTATGGCCCCTTCACGCCGGACAACGATCTCAGCTGCTCCGGACGCGGCGATTGTGTCAACAACACCTGCGTCTGTGACATTCGCTATGCGGGCAACGAGTGCGACATTTTCAACTTACCCTACTACGCCGGCATCTCCACCGTTTTCTATGTGGTGGCTCTGGTCTCGGTCATCCAGCTGCTCATCTGCATCGTGGCCGAGTATCAGAGGCTCAAGCAGCCCTCAATCCTACGCGCCTGTCGCATCACCACCCAGAAGCTGCTCTACTTCATGGTCTTTGTGGCAGCCTCACTGCGTGGAGCCTACTTCACCACTCCA ttggaTCTGCAGCCACAATGGGCCGTTACCCTGATGTCCGCCTACTACCCATTGCTCATGACCTGCGCCTCCCTGATTGTCTGCATGTGGGCCGAG ATCTTTCACCTGCGCGACATTCGCTGGGAGAAGTCGCAGTTCCTCTCGAAGAGCTTCCTCGGCTTCGTGGCCTTCAACTTCTTCCTGTACAGCCTGTTTGGCATCGAGGTCTTTAACTCGTTGATTAACGCGGAACGACGCGACTACGCCCACATCTTCAACGGATGCTATGCAGTATTACTCCTCATCGTGGTGGTCTTCTTCCTCATCTACGGCGTGGAGGTGTTCTTTAAGCTGCGCGGCGGCTTCGTTTATGATCAAACGGGCAAGATCCTGGGCCCCAGCGAGGCGATCGTAAATGCCTCGCAGTTGCATCAGTCGCGTTTCGGGCTGCTGAGTCAGGCCGTGATGCTAATTGTGATTGTGGGCTTTCTCACCTCTGAAACTTTGGGCGATTTCTGGAAGGCCAA AGTTCCTGTTAATTCGCGGAACTGGCATGACATTATTTTCCGCATCGCCGAGATCGGAGTGGCTCTGTGGTTTCCCTGCTGCCTGTGGAATTCAATGGCTCCTGAACAATTATGGATCCTAAATCCCCGGAAGTTGCTATCGCGCCAAATTGATCCATCGATACCCACGCTCAATGCGGATACCAACAAGTTGTCGCCCGAGGAGGGTCAATCGTTCTTGAACAAGAAGGATTGCTGGATTTGCTATGACACCGATAAGCCCGAGCCACTGATCCAGCCCTGCCGGTGCACCGGCGACGTGAGCTCAGTGCATCACGAGTGCCTCAAGCGTTGGCTGGTGGAGAGTTGCAGCAATTCGGAGGCTCAGCTGTCGTGCAAGGTCTGCGGGCATCCCTACGAGATCGAGAAGTCCAAGAA ACTCGAATGGGACAAGGGCTTCACCATTCAGCATTGGTCCAAAACTGTTATATTGATCACCCTGATGTGCGTGACCGGTGCCACTGCCTGGGTTGTCATCCAGATGTACGTGGATCCATTGGTGCGCGTCATGACCGTTGGCATCGCCGTTCTCATTGGCTACGTGTGCGTCAAGTGCCTGGGCGAGAATACAGTGGTGGCCTATCAGCGTGCCAAAGTCAGTTCGATCAATATAGTGACCAGCTCGGAGATGGAGAAGCTGCACACCATTTGCGAGGAGGTTAGCAGTGCCAGCACCTCAACAGCTGCTGCGGCTAGGACGGGAGCACAGGCCTCCTAA